From the genome of Anoplopoma fimbria isolate UVic2021 breed Golden Eagle Sablefish chromosome 1, Afim_UVic_2022, whole genome shotgun sequence, one region includes:
- the LOC129094024 gene encoding T-cell surface glycoprotein CD3 delta chain-like isoform X2 produces the protein MQHFFTLRTRRSKHTMKSVLPACLLLLWTLTAPVSCDTGPVIEVTENNNGINLKCIGGSMFKKNDKDEGLEKLEYKDENTGEYFCVDSKNNDVKAKLFVKFRTCDNCIELDAGSITGMVIGNVVATAVIGVSVYLLASQARIGPVTSHKKSSDRPRPVPNNVGREPNDHYQSLKVRQKETYDVLNTARP, from the exons ATGCAGCATTTCTTTACTTTGAG AACTCGGAGGAGTAAACACACAATGAAATCAGTTTTGCCTGCCTGTTTGCTGCTGCTTTGGACGCTGACAG CACCTGTCAGTTGTGATACAG GCCCAGTGATTGAAGTGACCGAAAACAATAATGGGATTAACCTGAAATGTATCGGCGGTTCTATGTTCAAAAAGAACGATAAAGATGAAGGTCTTGAAAAGCTGGAATACAAAGATGAGAACACAGGGGAGTACTTCTGTGTGGATTCTAAGAATAATGATGTTAAAGCAAAACTCTTTGTGAAGTTTCGAA CCTGCGACAACTGCATAGAGCTGGACGCGGGTTCAATAACAGGAATGGTTATAGGAAATGTGGTGGCTACCGCGGTGATCGGAGTGTCTGTTTATCTCCTCGCGTCTCAGGCTCGGATCGGTCCAGTCACCTCTCACAAGAAAA GCTCTGACAGACCGCGCCCTGTTCCAAATAACGTAGGCAGAGAACCCAATGATCACTACCAG TCTCTGAAAGTGCGTCAGAAAGAAACGTATGATGTGCTGAACACAGCCAGACCATAA
- the LOC129094024 gene encoding T-cell surface glycoprotein CD3 delta chain-like isoform X1, with the protein MQHFFTLSRTRRSKHTMKSVLPACLLLLWTLTAPVSCDTGPVIEVTENNNGINLKCIGGSMFKKNDKDEGLEKLEYKDENTGEYFCVDSKNNDVKAKLFVKFRTCDNCIELDAGSITGMVIGNVVATAVIGVSVYLLASQARIGPVTSHKKSSDRPRPVPNNVGREPNDHYQSLKVRQKETYDVLNTARP; encoded by the exons ATGCAGCATTTCTTTACTTTGAG CAGAACTCGGAGGAGTAAACACACAATGAAATCAGTTTTGCCTGCCTGTTTGCTGCTGCTTTGGACGCTGACAG CACCTGTCAGTTGTGATACAG GCCCAGTGATTGAAGTGACCGAAAACAATAATGGGATTAACCTGAAATGTATCGGCGGTTCTATGTTCAAAAAGAACGATAAAGATGAAGGTCTTGAAAAGCTGGAATACAAAGATGAGAACACAGGGGAGTACTTCTGTGTGGATTCTAAGAATAATGATGTTAAAGCAAAACTCTTTGTGAAGTTTCGAA CCTGCGACAACTGCATAGAGCTGGACGCGGGTTCAATAACAGGAATGGTTATAGGAAATGTGGTGGCTACCGCGGTGATCGGAGTGTCTGTTTATCTCCTCGCGTCTCAGGCTCGGATCGGTCCAGTCACCTCTCACAAGAAAA GCTCTGACAGACCGCGCCCTGTTCCAAATAACGTAGGCAGAGAACCCAATGATCACTACCAG TCTCTGAAAGTGCGTCAGAAAGAAACGTATGATGTGCTGAACACAGCCAGACCATAA
- the LOC129094024 gene encoding T-cell surface glycoprotein CD3 gamma chain-like isoform X3: MKSVLPACLLLLWTLTAPVSCDTGPVIEVTENNNGINLKCIGGSMFKKNDKDEGLEKLEYKDENTGEYFCVDSKNNDVKAKLFVKFRTCDNCIELDAGSITGMVIGNVVATAVIGVSVYLLASQARIGPVTSHKKSSDRPRPVPNNVGREPNDHYQSLKVRQKETYDVLNTARP, translated from the exons ATGAAATCAGTTTTGCCTGCCTGTTTGCTGCTGCTTTGGACGCTGACAG CACCTGTCAGTTGTGATACAG GCCCAGTGATTGAAGTGACCGAAAACAATAATGGGATTAACCTGAAATGTATCGGCGGTTCTATGTTCAAAAAGAACGATAAAGATGAAGGTCTTGAAAAGCTGGAATACAAAGATGAGAACACAGGGGAGTACTTCTGTGTGGATTCTAAGAATAATGATGTTAAAGCAAAACTCTTTGTGAAGTTTCGAA CCTGCGACAACTGCATAGAGCTGGACGCGGGTTCAATAACAGGAATGGTTATAGGAAATGTGGTGGCTACCGCGGTGATCGGAGTGTCTGTTTATCTCCTCGCGTCTCAGGCTCGGATCGGTCCAGTCACCTCTCACAAGAAAA GCTCTGACAGACCGCGCCCTGTTCCAAATAACGTAGGCAGAGAACCCAATGATCACTACCAG TCTCTGAAAGTGCGTCAGAAAGAAACGTATGATGTGCTGAACACAGCCAGACCATAA